The region ATGAGGCCCTGCTAGCACTGATATAATGGACCTACTGTAAGTTAtccacacgtgcacacagttTTCGCCATGGCTTTACTCGTGGTGACGTTGCCGAGTGAGAGTTACACTGGTTTTGTTCTGGGAAGGAGAGCAGGGAGAAGGACTGAATGGATACTCACATCTGcctttgtgagtgtgtctctcaaaatttcattttacacAGAACCTCCAATGACTCCAATTACGCTGCACCTTccaacaaacatacatacacaaccttctcaacacacgtgcacacatgcacagaaacgTAACAAGAGAAAAGCCACAAGCAGAGTTAAATATTTACTATGACGACTACTACTGAGCCACAGGCAAATCAAAAACATAATggtatattttcatgttttcatttttgctaaATGTATATCTCTCAACTGTTTCTTAGATTTTAACCGCCTTTCAAAATGAGATCCTGTAAAATGTGTTGAAATTATAATCTTTTTTGGCCATCTCTGGATTTGTTCTGGTTTTGTAATCTTCACATGTCCTGGTTTACTGTTATTGACACCTCTTTGGTCCTCCTGTTGCAAAAAAACTGAGCAGACACCCTTCTATGGGTCCCCTGAAACTAGAAAAAATGGATGTAATTCTTATGTGCATTGTTAGTTCTGTTTGCATAGTGTCATGTTTTATGAGTGCACTGTATAATGTGTGCTGGGGAACATGTCCCCGACAGAGACACATGACACTAGGTAGACATGCACAGTAGTTTGAATTGTGAAAGAGAGGTAGGTTACCTTAGAGGATAACTTGATTAACTTCCAAAATGCCGAAACCTGATCTGAAAGGTTGGCCTGCTAAGCCTCCCaaagcacacagcacaacactgcGATTCCACTATTATCCAGGCCATGCAAATATGTATCCACACTACTTTCAGGCTGTTCTTTCATGCTGCTGCTACAGGACTTTACATTTACTTGTACTATGATTGATTGGGGATGTATCAGTATAGAGTAAgtgtgggagtgagagggagggttcAAATTTCTCTACGGGGAGTTTCTGCTCGTTGTGTAGGGCTGAGTTGTCAACACTAGCATGGCACTGGGGCAGCAGGATTGTAACGTGACTTCCCTTATGCTGTGTTTTTATTCAgtaacacaaaggcaaacactTTACCAACAAAACACAGAGTTTATCGCCATCTGCAGGACCAATGTAGCCATTGCATTTGTATATTTCTAGTGCATTCAGGTGGAGCAGAATGTCCATTTCAAGGCAATACCCAGAGCTGTTCGCACACATAATCAGTATTTACATAATGTATTAAGCAACCTCTTCATTAGGTAGACAATAAATTATTCAGTGCTAGACCACTCTTATAAGATCATCACCTTCAGAGCAATCAGTAAATGCAGTGTACATATTCTTTCACTATCCCAGTACATGTGCGTAACCAATCACCAAGGtggaacccatgaccttggtgtttgTGTCATGCTCTACCTATGCTACAGGGTGAGCTACAGGAATACACTTACCACACCCCTAGATAAGGGTGATTATTTTGGAGGTATAAAtgttgtgcttttttgtttgttttgggaaaAACAATTGAGACACTtcatgaggtgtgtgtatgtgtgtgtatgtgtgtgtatgtgtgtgtatgtgtgtgtatgtgtgtgtatgtgtgtgtgtgtgtgtgttttgtagattATTGAGAGCTTCTACAATGAGACATGGTTTGACCGGAATGGGGAGCCCATCCCACCCTCTTCTCTCACCTCGCTGTGGTCTATTTCAGTGGCCATCTTCTCAGTGGGCGGGATCTTTGGCTCTTTCTCTGTTGGGCTCTTTGTCAACCGCTTTGGAAGGTAAACTTAATATACACTGAAACCCACAGGCTCTTATTTACGCATTTAGAATTGTATGATGTCTTGAACAATTGGTATACTGCACAATTTAATGACCCTGCACAAGATTATAGTTAGAGCTAAAACAGCACTTCcaatctcttcctcttcctctgcctgccTACAGGAGGAACTCCATGCTCTTTGCTAATGTGCTGGCCTTCATTTCGGCTGCCCTGATGGGCTTCTCTAAGGCGGCTGCCTCGTGGGAGATGCTGATCATGGGACGTCTAGTGGTGGGGCTCTACTCGGGCCTCTCAACTGGCTTTGTGCCACTGTATGTGGGCGAGGTGGCTCCCACCGCCCTGCGAGGAGCCCTTGGCACCCTACATCAGCTGGGCATCGTCATCGGCATCCTCGTGGCACAGGTGCGCCCCAGACACTGCTGTAGCCACATTGGAGCTGAAGTTCAAACACCCGCGTTAcacttgtttgtgtttaagCATTCTAATGGCATAGCTGGTGCATGGAAGAATAGCAAATGTGGGAATTTACACACGGTGCAGTATCACCTTCTCCATAGCAGATGCTCATGGTGACAGTTATTTAAATAGACATGAGTTGTCTATTGGAAGAGCCGAGTGTGGGGCGTGACTGAAGTGGTTGGTGTGTTTGCAGGTTTTTGGCCTGGACGTGATCATGGGCAATGCTTCGGCTTGGCCCTGGCTGCTCAGCTTTACCTTTTTCCCAGCACTGATACAGTGCATTCTGCTGCCCTTCTGTCCAAAGAGCCCACGCTACCTCCTCATCAACTGCAACGAGGAAGACAAGGCTAAAGCAGGTCAGACACTTGCATACATACTCATATACACCTTCCAACACACATCAGCCAAAAAACCACTGTACTATATTGAATATTTGTAATACAAGTACCAAATCTTCTCCACTGGTATTGTTTCAGAGGAtaacactttgtgtgtgtgtgtgtgtgtgtgtgtgtgtgtgtgtgtgtgtgtgtgtgtgtagcattgaAAAAGCTACGTGGCACCTCAGACGTAAGCGCAGACATGCaggagatgaaggaggagagCAGGCAGATGATGAAGGAGAAGAAAGTGACCATTGTAGAGTTGTTCCGCTCCCCACTCTACCGCCAGCCTCTGATCATTGCCGTCATACTGCAGCTGTCCCAGCAGCTGTCTGGCATCAATGctgtaagtacacacacacacacacacacacacagaagcatacaggcacacgcacacatttaaattcctgTTGAGTGAAAAATGGCCCGTTCTACAGTCTGCTAAGACCACCAAAGGAAAGCTCAATTTAAAATGTTCCCATAGGAGAAACCTGATGGGATGTAGATTTTCTGTTTGGCTGTGTAATTGTTACTGTAGTGGTGCCATTATATTAACAATTTAGGCTGATGGTGTTATCTGTGCAGGTGTTCTACTACTCCACCAGTATCTTTGAGAAGGCTGGCGTGGAGCAGCCTGTGTATGCCACTATTGGGGCTGGAGTGATCAACACTGCGTTCACAGTGGTATCGGTGAGTTGCATGCAAGCATAAAGCCTGTGTATTGCAATGCAAAAATTGCAATGCAAATGTGCATCTGTGTTAAGTGCATGTCATGGATGTAACTGTTGTTCTGCCTTCTCTCCTGTAGCTGTTTTTAGTGGAGAGAGCCGGCCGCAGGTCACTGCACTTAGTGGGACTGCTGGGAATGGCAGTGTCTGCCATCCTGATGACAATAGCTCTAGCCCTGCTGGTATgctgacacaaacacattcatactTGCATGTTCCAACCTGCTTCTCAGTAGGGGTTTTCTTTTCGCCTTTGGTGAAATTCagttgtgtctctgtgtgtgtggtgagagagcTGGGGTGGGGTTTTGGGGCAGGGTGCAGTGTACATGTTGATGGGTGTATGATATAATGTATGCTGTACCATCTAGtgtttttattgatgtttttgtcCTCTGCCCCTCTCATAGAACCAGCTGCTCTGGATGTCATATGTGAGCATCATAGCTATTTTTGCCTTTGTGGCATTCTTTGAAATTGGCCCGGGTCCCATCCCTTGGTTCATCGTGGCTGAGCTGTTCGGCCAGGGCCCCCGGCCATCTGCCTTTGCTGTGGCTGGCTTCTCAAACTGGACAGCCAACTTTATTGTGGGGATGTGCTTTCAGTATGTAGAGGTGAGGCACATTATCATTGATCTGGTCCATTGATGAGCCTTTGATGATGTTTTTATTCAGATAGATAAGGAAAGAACTGGATGACCCTCTCAcacaagttctctctctctctctctctctccccccccccccccctttctcgcTGTAACAGGCAGTCTGTGGCCCATATGTCTTCATCATCTTCACTGTGCTGTTGGTGGGCTTCTTCATTTTCACCTATTTCAAGGTCCCCGAGACGAAAGGCAGAACGTTCGATGAAATCTCTGCCGGCTTTGCCCAACGAAACGTGGAGAAGTCCCTACCTGAAGAGCTCAATGCTCTGGGGGCAGACTCACAGCTCTGAGCCCCGCCTACTTCATTCCCTCGCACTTGTTCACACAACTACTGAAAGAGAAGCGCATTGGCCATGGAACAGATGTGGTTCCCTCTCTGCACCCATCTGTGCAGGCCTGATCTGCTGCCCCCTTTAATACATGGACTTTTGGACATGGGATTTtaacttcttcttcttcttaattttttttaagagatTAGAGTTTTAAAGTTGGATTAATATGtacataaacattattttcattttgctttttcattaaaTTTGCTACCTGACTTGTCTATGTTTAGAATGAATTAATTTTCATAGTTGGTTCTTGTCTGAGACTGTTGACTGGTAAGCCTCCAGCAGAATACTGTTATCAAGGCTTAAACTGCTTTCATTCAAGTTCACCGACTGAAAATATGTAGTGAATTCCCGTATTACAGATTAGCTGTAACTATAACTGTACTTTTAACTTTGGTGGTTAGACATTCTGACTTGTTGTATCTTGTAGTGATCTCCAGCCCTCCCTACACAGAGAATGGGCATGTCAAGGCCAGAACTACAGCACTGCAGGCAGTCGAGCTTTCACCCTTCAGCCTCCTCTAAGACTTTCTAAGAGTAGGTGTATAGAGATTAGGGAGaagtgtgcagtgctgtagcCAGCCAGGACTGGAGTCTTCAGAAATGTCATTGGCACTTCTATTTAGCAGTTCTATTTATTTCACAATTTGTTTTTTATACATTGCTGGATAAATACAAGTTTATTTCAATAATAATTTTTGAATATGCTGTTCTATTCtgataaataatgttttaactgCTGTCTCCATAAACTAGCCTAAAATTCTTTCAATTGCACTGAAACtgacaacaaaaatatataaattatttaaataatgtatgtcCACATAATGTTGAGTTACACTATATAGCAGTACATGATGCATACTGTATGTCATTCAAGAAATTTACAAGTGAACTTAAACGGTTAACACTTTACTATCAGTGCATTACTAGGAGACCAGCTCAGCACTAATGACTAATAAGATTCAGTACATTTACAGAATAAAGATTAAATATTGGGGAACTAAATTTTAGCCAGCATACTTCCAGCATACCAGCATCATCCATGGTATAAGAACCCTAAAACAAAGTAGATTTCTAGAAAGAAATTTCCACGACAACAGCTCTAGAACACCTGTAGAAAGAAAATTCCTTGCTTTGCATCTTGAGGCTTCAGGCCTGAGGTGAGAAAGGGACCAAAAGTGGGACTCACTGTTGTGTGAGACCCATCAGCAGCTTCAAAGAATCTAGCTGGATAATTTCAGCCAAGCCTTGTTAAAGACAGCACGAATGCAGATATTGAATTTGGTAATCTTGTTTCCGTTAAAAGGGAGTTTTGgagtgttttacatgcatttgcaGCCTAAAGCATGCTGTTACAGGTTTGTCCTTACTTTGTGACACTTTGACTTTATATGCAGACCTCATTATAACCAGCAGAACATGGATTGCCAAATTTGGTAATAAGCAAGAAAATTCCTGTTACTAAAGAAAGATTGAAAGTGGCACTGATCTAGTTTTGCTGTTCTCGGCTGTGCACCCATTCCCACCCTAGTGATGAGCCAAAGTTTGATGTATATTATTTCAGGCAAGAATAAGAATGACTGACTCATAATGAGTTCTGAATTCATTATTAGTTCTCACAAGGCCAGTATCAGGGTCTCATAGCATTTATGTAATCAATGGTGCATAGTTGGTGGCATGTTCCATTATTTTCACACCAACACCCCAAAGCATTCCAGGGATTTTCGAGAGCATACATTGAGCGTGTTTGTATATGTAAGCTTGTTTTACTTCTGTTGTCTTGCACATGTATAGGGCTGTATTAGTACAGTTGTATGAGTGTTTCCACCAATGTCCTGTTGCCATACCTACGGCTTGCCtctgtaaaaacacatttattacaaacaatttattattgtattattgcacatgaaacaaaatggaatgaatatatatatatatatatatatatatatatatatatatatatatatatatatatatatatatatatatatatatatatatatattaaaaaggtGAGCTCATTATTGATTTTAAagtgttaaatatgtaaataagaaaTCTAAACATCTGTAAAGCCTTGTAGTTTGATTGTTCATTTCAgtcttttgttttcatgttatgCCCGCTTGCCTTTTTTTCTTAGATGCATTGTCATAAAGTGGTCAATACTGTAGGTGTAGGATTAGATCTCTTTTGTTTACTGGTAaataatattgtgtatatatattagtttgtctaatttatttagtttttactTTAGTGAAATGGGGATTTAGAAACCTACATATGTGGtggtaaataaagaaaatgcttattatttttgttttatttgttattgtcaTCCCCCTCTCAGTGCATTTTGCTATGGAATGATTCTTTTTGTAAGATACTAGGATGTGTCAATTAAATACTAATAACGTACCGAGCATTCTGAACATATGGAGGTGTGGGACATGTTGCTACAGCTCGGCGCACTGACCCCTGATTCAACATTAACCCTCAACAAGCCTTTAtttagaggagagaggaagacaagTTCTGGTGTGTAACAGTAAAACCTTTACAAATCGTTAGCCGAATTTACGGCATGGCCGTATCTTGGCAGGATCGGTAATGTTTAGTTCTTTGCTTATCGGGATGgtggcctgcagttctttgctTGTCCTCATGGTGTCCGTGTATACCAATATGTTCTACTTCAGTATGATGACTTATAACAAGATCgtcatacaaatacaaataaacctgACTAGTAGGCCAAGTACTGAGAAATAATGCAGGTAATCTCTGTAACgacataaacaaatattttattgtagaTTTAAGAGATTTTATATACAGGTAGACCCGTGGCTCTTATAGAAATCATATTCAGTTAAAACATCAAACTATAAGATTTACAACACAACGGTCACCGTGTGACATGATTTACTAAAACGAAGAAAGAAGGAACTGGTGGAATGTTTCTCCTTTACACaattgatgtattttttttcagaatcaaaatacattttatttcaccaGGTATGTGTTCCACATATGAGGAGTTTGCTTTGGTGACTGCACACATGGGTAACATAATAAAGAGTCTGAGCAAACGCAATTGACTGTTAAATACTATACCCTTATTAAAAGGTTTTATAATTAAAATAGGAATAGCATAGATATATCAAGTTATCAACCATCAAAGTCATATAAAACTATATCTACTAGAGACTAAAAAACGAAACTTAATTCAAGGAAATTGTGTATAACGTGATCCCAACATCGCATAAAGTACCATGTAAATAGCATGCTAATATGGAATAAGAAATAGCGGGGTGGGGCTAATAAAGACTTAAACGAAGCTCCTCAATGAAGCTGTCTATTAAACCGATTCAGATTTGATCTAAACTTCTGTCACTCAAATTCCATTGATCACAAAGCTTCTTAATATCGGACAGTTCGATAACCCCGCAATTAGTGTTTCATACCGATGTACATCAAATTTAATCAGTGCAGCAGTGGGTGAGCGGCGCTATAGCAGATCAGAAGGAAGCGAGATATCAGCTCTAATGCTGACCGGAAGGACCACAGGCTCGAAGCGGCTCAGTGTTCTTGTCTGCTAGAGACGGTACAGAAAGTCGTGCTCCAATTTCAAACACCTCAGAAATACAAGGGAAGGTAGTTCAGAAGCCAACGTTTTAGCGGAGAAACTGACCATGTTGGAAATGCCAGTGCAGTGCATAGGGTTTGGATATTGTATGGAATTATCaatatacaaaaacaataaaccaCGTGAAATGAAATAAGAGCTGTTTTTATCAGTGGTCTGTTGAGACCTTTGTAAGATACAGTTACTGTACTGATTAAAGTTATAAAGGATGGagacagaattttttttatgtgatcTCAATAACTGTTTTTTTAAGATGTAGTGTATCCTGCACTTAAGGCTCTATTAGTAACAATATTTACAGGACTTGACTTTAACTACACATTTCACAAACACCCAACTTCAACCATACTgggttttcattattttagcaCCATTGCTATTGGGCTTGCCAAACTGATTATAAGCATTATGCTACAATTACATGAGACTATTAGAGCTTacagtgtttcagtgattttttcccccccccatgATTTAGTGAAAGAACATTTTGGACATAATCCAtggcacacacagaggaaaagagcCCACTTCTCAAAATTTGATTGTCAATAACATGCTGCTGTTACCAGGGCAacgactgtgtgtctgtggataCCCAAGCGGTTATGGATAGATGTGAAGTCACTTCAAAGAGAGCTTTGGAGAGCACATAGGCAGAAGTGATATCTTATGAT is a window of Electrophorus electricus isolate fEleEle1 chromosome 3, fEleEle1.pri, whole genome shotgun sequence DNA encoding:
- the slc2a1b gene encoding solute carrier family 2, facilitated glucose transporter member 1 isoform X2, giving the protein MLAVGTAVIGSLQFGYNTGVINAPQKIIESFYNETWFDRNGEPIPPSSLTSLWSISVAIFSVGGIFGSFSVGLFVNRFGRRNSMLFANVLAFISAALMGFSKAAASWEMLIMGRLVVGLYSGLSTGFVPLYVGEVAPTALRGALGTLHQLGIVIGILVAQVFGLDVIMGNASAWPWLLSFTFFPALIQCILLPFCPKSPRYLLINCNEEDKAKAALKKLRGTSDVSADMQEMKEESRQMMKEKKVTIVELFRSPLYRQPLIIAVILQLSQQLSGINAVFYYSTSIFEKAGVEQPVYATIGAGVINTAFTVVSLFLVERAGRRSLHLVGLLGMAVSAILMTIALALLNQLLWMSYVSIIAIFAFVAFFEIGPGPIPWFIVAELFGQGPRPSAFAVAGFSNWTANFIVGMCFQYVEAVCGPYVFIIFTVLLVGFFIFTYFKVPETKGRTFDEISAGFAQRNVEKSLPEELNALGADSQL
- the slc2a1b gene encoding solute carrier family 2, facilitated glucose transporter member 1 isoform X1 translates to MEADKKLTFQLMLAVGTAVIGSLQFGYNTGVINAPQKIIESFYNETWFDRNGEPIPPSSLTSLWSISVAIFSVGGIFGSFSVGLFVNRFGRRNSMLFANVLAFISAALMGFSKAAASWEMLIMGRLVVGLYSGLSTGFVPLYVGEVAPTALRGALGTLHQLGIVIGILVAQVFGLDVIMGNASAWPWLLSFTFFPALIQCILLPFCPKSPRYLLINCNEEDKAKAALKKLRGTSDVSADMQEMKEESRQMMKEKKVTIVELFRSPLYRQPLIIAVILQLSQQLSGINAVFYYSTSIFEKAGVEQPVYATIGAGVINTAFTVVSLFLVERAGRRSLHLVGLLGMAVSAILMTIALALLNQLLWMSYVSIIAIFAFVAFFEIGPGPIPWFIVAELFGQGPRPSAFAVAGFSNWTANFIVGMCFQYVEAVCGPYVFIIFTVLLVGFFIFTYFKVPETKGRTFDEISAGFAQRNVEKSLPEELNALGADSQL